The DNA segment ACCTCGTGCTCGAGGGCCACGAGTTCTATGAAATCGAAAGGGACGGAAACAGGCACAACCAGACTGTGGTGAAGGAAGAGGAATTCATGCCGACAGCCTCCCGCGTGGGAGTCCTGGTTCAGGGCGGGAAACCGGGTGTTTACAGGCTGAGGGCCAAGAAGATAAATACCGGGCCCCAGGGGGACCAGTACGGCGGTGAGACTGTTTTGACTATGGTCGTCGAGGGCGATCCCGTCGAAGACCCGATCGAGCTGCCTATTCCCCAGGCGGAGTTCCCGGCCGTGGAGAACCTCTGCGACCAGCCTGTTCAGAGGGAAAGGAATTTCGTATTCTCCGAGACCGAGAACGGCGATACGTTCTTCATTAACGGTAAGGAATTCGATCCGGAACGTGTCGATACCTTCGTGGAGATAGGGACCCTCGAGAGGTGGACGATTCAGAATACGTCCCAGGAGCTCCATGTTTTCCACATCCACCTTACAGACTTCCAGGTTTGCGAGATTAACGGAGTGGAGCAGCCGTTCGTAGGGCATCAGGATACGGTGAACCTGCCTTACCAGGGACAGGACCCCAGCTGGGAAGGCCCAGGCGAGGTCGTCGTGGTTATCGATTTCACGAACCCGATAATAGAGGGGAAGGCCGTTTACCATTGTCACATCGGGCAGCACGAGGATAACGGTATGATGGCCGTGTTCGAGGCGTGTTTTGCAGACGAGTGCCCTCCGGATATGTGACGAGTCCTGAATCCGGCTTGATATGTTGATTGAAGAATTGGCGATATTCTACTGGGAATACTAGGATTTTTCGGCAGAAAGGCTTTCCAGCCTTTTTGCCGTTTCCATTACTAGCTCTTTTAATCCTTCCCCGGTCGCGGAGGATACCGGAAAGACCTTTATCCTTTTCTTCTTGAAGTACTTTTCGATTTCTTCAAGCTTTATTCTGGACTCCGTTATATCGATTTTATTAGGCGCGACGATCTGGGGTTTCTTCGAGAGCTCCGGGCTGTAGGCTTCGAGCTCCCTGTTAAGTGTTTCGTAATCGTCAATCGGGTCCCTTCCCGTTGCCGGAGAGAGATCGAGAAGATGTATGAGGAGCTTCGTGCGCTCTATGTGTCTCAGGAACTGAATGCCTAGTCCCGCACCCTCATGAGCGCCTTCAATTATGCCAGGTATGTCCGCTACCACGAACGTTTTTCCATCGCCGTAACTGACGACTCCCAGGTTCGGCACGAGCGTTGTGAAAGGGTAATCCGCGACCTTCGGCCTGGCGGCCGAGATTCTCGATATTAGCGTCGATTTACCGGCGTTAGGGAACCCGATTATGCCCACGTCTGCAAGGAGCTTCAGCTCAAGGAGTAGCGTCCTCTCTTCGCATTCGCCTCCGGGTTCCGCAATCCTCGGCGCCTGGTTGGTCGATGTGGCGAACCGGGCGTTGCCTTTTCCGCCCCTGCCTCCTTTTGCGACTAGCAGGGTTTCGTTCTTTTCGGTCAGGTCGCCGAGGACTTCTCCCGTTTCGAAATCCCTAACTATCGTCCCTACCGGTACCGGGATGTAGAGCGTGTCGGCGTTCTTGCCGTGCATATCCTTTCCCTTGCCGTGCTCGCCCCTTTTCGCCTTGTAGTGCTGCTTGTACCTGTGGTCGAGGAGGGACGACATGTTTTCATTCGTTATAAGAACGACGTCGCCCCCGTTCCCGCCGTCCCCTCCGTTGGGACCTCCGTGCGGGACGTACTTCTCCCTCCTGAAACTGACGCAGCCCCTGCCTCCGGCTCCTGATTTCACATATATCTTCGCTTCGTCTATGAACTTGACCATGGGTCGATATTATAATCGCATCGGAAAACTATTGCATTACGCCGTCAGCGGGAAAGCTTCTTAAGCTGTAATGTATAATTTAAATGCGCTTGAAAGAGAACGGACTGCATCGTTTGACTCGTATTCTTTTTTGAAATCTGCGCTCATCGGGAGAGATAACGAATGTCTAAGACAAGTTCGAGGCAGCACGGATGGACGTCCTCGTCGGAAACACGGGAACCCGCGCCCGCGTCTTCCTTTGCCGAGCGGGTGAGAACACTCGTTTACAGGAACAGGGTAGGGACTCTTTCGACGAATTCGAAGAAGCACCCGGGCTCGCCGTTCGGATCGCTCATGCCTTACGGGCTCGACGCCATGGGGCACCCGGTGTTCCTTATCAGCACGATGGCCGTGCATACGCAGAACCTCGAGCGTGACCCGCGCGCAAGCCTATTTATATCGCAGACCGATTCCGAGTGTGACCCGCTCGACGCCTCGCGCGTTACGCTCATGGGCGATGTGTCGAAGGTCCCCGAAGGAGAGACGGGCGACGTGAGGGAGCTTTATCTCTCGCGCTACAGAAACGCGTCTTACTGGGTGGACTTCGATGATTTCTCGTTCTACCGCATGGATATTGCGGACATCTATTTCGTAGGCGGCTTCGGCGCGATGGGGTGGGTGACTGCTGACGATTATTACGCGGCCGAAGTCGATCCGCTGGCCGATGACTCGCAGGGGATAGTCAGGCATATGAACGAGGACCACGGAGACGCGCTCCTATTGCTTGCGAAAAAGTTTACCGGCGCGGATGCGGAGGAGGCCTCGATGACGTCCGTCGACAGGCTTGGTTTCAATTTGCGCCTTAAAGCAGGCACTGAGATGTTCAACAGGCGGATCGGTTTTATCAGGGAGGCGAGGAGCAGGGAAGAGGCGAGGGCGGCGATCATCGAGATGGTAGGTCTTGCGAGGAAGGGAGAGTAGTTTTATATGAGAGAAAGAAGCGCGGTCATACTCGGCGCGGGGGTGTCGGGACTTACGTGCGGGGTAAGGCTGCTGGAAGCGGGTTTCAGCGTAAGCATCAAAGCTTATGCGCTGCCTTCCGACACTACATCTAGCGTAGCGCCCGCTTACTGGTATCCCTATAAGGTCGCTCCGCAAGAGAGGGTGCTGGGATGGGCGGCTTATTCGTACGGAAAGTTCGTCGGTCTGAGCCTTATCCCTGAGAGCGGCATCTCGATGTCCGGTCTCCTCAAGATATATGAACAGAGGGTGGACGAGCCGTTCTGGAAGTCTGCGGTGAGAGCCTTCCGGCGGGCGGAGCCCGGGGAGCTTCCTCCTGGATACGTCGACGGGTTCGTCACCGAAGTGCCGCGAATAGAGACGCCGGTGTATATGCGGTATCTGCAGAATAGGTTCGCCGAATTGGGTGGAGCATTGGAGGAACTCGACAGGGAAGCGGTTTCACTCGAAGAAATTTATGGGGAAGGGCAGTTATTAATTAATTGCACCGGACTCGGCTCGCGGCGATTATGCCGCGACGGAAGCACATTCCCGATCCGCGGGCAGATAGTGATCGTGAAGAATATAGG comes from the Thermodesulfobacteriota bacterium genome and includes:
- a CDS encoding multicopper oxidase family protein, encoding MRTYTKAAGALAIILVISFLSVSGCENNKHKPRGEAFRNPPIISSVGGVIDEEFDVLFSLNEVNGKQFTSPTYNGLYTPPVLRVNPGDTIRLRVNNLIDQMTNMHYHGMNVSPLSPSDDIFIMITPSGSFDYEVQIPEDHPEGMFYYHTHLYGLTEQQIMGGLSGGLIVNGVLAPFPQLAGITEQIMYLKDVQIIDGQVPPGDDIDISAPTNPTVNGQTNPVLSIRPGETQFWHIANIGADHYYNLVLEGHEFYEIERDGNRHNQTVVKEEEFMPTASRVGVLVQGGKPGVYRLRAKKINTGPQGDQYGGETVLTMVVEGDPVEDPIELPIPQAEFPAVENLCDQPVQRERNFVFSETENGDTFFINGKEFDPERVDTFVEIGTLERWTIQNTSQELHVFHIHLTDFQVCEINGVEQPFVGHQDTVNLPYQGQDPSWEGPGEVVVVIDFTNPIIEGKAVYHCHIGQHEDNGMMAVFEACFADECPPDM
- the obgE gene encoding GTPase ObgE, yielding MVKFIDEAKIYVKSGAGGRGCVSFRREKYVPHGGPNGGDGGNGGDVVLITNENMSSLLDHRYKQHYKAKRGEHGKGKDMHGKNADTLYIPVPVGTIVRDFETGEVLGDLTEKNETLLVAKGGRGGKGNARFATSTNQAPRIAEPGGECEERTLLLELKLLADVGIIGFPNAGKSTLISRISAARPKVADYPFTTLVPNLGVVSYGDGKTFVVADIPGIIEGAHEGAGLGIQFLRHIERTKLLIHLLDLSPATGRDPIDDYETLNRELEAYSPELSKKPQIVAPNKIDITESRIKLEEIEKYFKKKRIKVFPVSSATGEGLKELVMETAKRLESLSAEKS
- a CDS encoding DUF2470 domain-containing protein, with product MSKTSSRQHGWTSSSETREPAPASSFAERVRTLVYRNRVGTLSTNSKKHPGSPFGSLMPYGLDAMGHPVFLISTMAVHTQNLERDPRASLFISQTDSECDPLDASRVTLMGDVSKVPEGETGDVRELYLSRYRNASYWVDFDDFSFYRMDIADIYFVGGFGAMGWVTADDYYAAEVDPLADDSQGIVRHMNEDHGDALLLLAKKFTGADAEEASMTSVDRLGFNLRLKAGTEMFNRRIGFIREARSREEARAAIIEMVGLARKGE
- a CDS encoding FAD-dependent oxidoreductase produces the protein MRERSAVILGAGVSGLTCGVRLLEAGFSVSIKAYALPSDTTSSVAPAYWYPYKVAPQERVLGWAAYSYGKFVGLSLIPESGISMSGLLKIYEQRVDEPFWKSAVRAFRRAEPGELPPGYVDGFVTEVPRIETPVYMRYLQNRFAELGGALEELDREAVSLEEIYGEGQLLINCTGLGSRRLCRDGSTFPIRGQIVIVKNIGLERIVSVDSGRLAPIYIVPRDEDCILGGTAEEGDWDLNIDPDTSDKILTKCIAIEPSLANAEIIGHKVGLRPGRTEVRLELEELPGGGAVIHDYGHGGAGFTLSWGCAEEVLRLAEEYVSGN